A part of Miscanthus floridulus cultivar M001 chromosome 6, ASM1932011v1, whole genome shotgun sequence genomic DNA contains:
- the LOC136456020 gene encoding uncharacterized protein, producing the protein MGEASATAGAPPTVSLYAIAGVHPKNAMLLPVTVRGHHLVALLDSGSTTNFINADLFSRLQLPFVPHPTLRVLVANGDRVPCHGVARDVALTIGAEEFSITCFGISLGEFDLILGFDFLRSLGPVLWDCESLSMSFMRARRCVQWTGLGSPYDDTTRQQAIRAVSDASGPTLLDRLLLQFGPVFDEPCGLPPVRPYDHRIHLLPGTAPIAVRPYCYPQLQKDELERQCAAMLEQGIIRPSTSPFSAPVLLVCKANNSWRFCIDYRALNAQTSKDRFPIPVGWTSSSTSSTAPASSRSWTFVRAITRCGCIRTTSARRRFGHTRGTTSSW; encoded by the coding sequence ATGGGGGAAGCGTCGGCCACCGCCGGGGCGCCACCCACAGTGTCCCTATACGCGATCGCTGGGGTGCACCCAAAGAACGCCATGCTTCTGCCCGTGACAGTGCGGGGTCACCATCTGGTGGCTCTCCTCGACTCCGGCTCGACGACCAACTTCATCAACGCCGATCTTTTCAGTCGTCTGCAGCTTCCCTTCGTTCCGCATCCCACGCTACGGGTGCTCGTGGCCAACGGCGACCGCGTACCGTGCCACGGGGTCGCACGCGATGTCGCGTTGACAATCGGCGCCGAGGAGTTCTCCATCACCTGTTTCGGCATCAGTCTCGGCGAGTTCGACCTCATCCTCGGGTTCGACTTCCTGCGCTCCCTTGGCCCTGTACTGTGGGACTGCGAGAGCCTCTCCATGTCCTTCATGCGCGCTAGACGCTGTGTACAGTGGACGGGGCTGGGCTCCCCCTACGACGACACCACCAGGCAGCAAGCGATTCGGGCGGTGAGCGACGCCTCCGGACCAACCCTCCTGGACCGGCTACTACTGCAGTTCGGGCCGGTCTTCGACGAGCCGTGCGGCCTTCCGCCAGTACGTCCCTATGACCACCGGATTCACCTCCTGCCAGGCACCGCTCCAATCGCCGTCCGTCCCTATTGCTACCCGCAGCTCCAGAAGGACGAGTTGGAGCGGCAATGCGCCGCCATGCTGGAGCAAGGGATCATACGCCCCAGCACATCTCCGTTCTCCGCCCCGGTTCTCCTTGTTTGCAAGGCCAACAACTCCTGGAGGTTTTGCAtcgactaccgcgccctcaaCGCGCAAACCTCCAAGGACAGGTTTCCCATTCCGGTGGGGTGGACGAGCTCCTCGACGAGCTCCACGGCGCCCGCTTCTTCACGAAGCTGGACCTTCGTTCGGGCTATCACCAGGTGCGGATGCATCCGGACGACATCAGCAAGACGACGTTTCGGACACACCAGGGGCACTACGAGTTCTTGGTGA
- the LOC136458258 gene encoding uncharacterized protein yields MEISASAAAAASSPPARPLPLRLLASSSTHPATSSSTTIRRRPSSSATATVRHRARTRPRTGRSKPPTDAGDYFSGNDGPGLGGSGGGGGGGGRWNWNSGFGSGSEGPGDWEPDVPTPRRSAADAAIEVVYELMCLIALSNCTQFAVRRLAGLLSARVAALRFVPTVC; encoded by the coding sequence ATGGAGATctccgcctccgccgcggcggccgcctcctccccgccGGCCAGGCCGCTGCCCCTGCGCCTGCTCGCCTCGTCATCGACCCACCCCGCCacgtcctcctccaccaccatccGCCGCCGCCCATCCTCCTCGGCCACCGCCACGGTCCGCCACCGCGCGCGCACCCGCCCCCGGACGGGGCGGTCCAAGCCCCCCACCGACGCGGGCGACTACTTCTCGGGCAACGACGGCCCCGGCCTTGGAggatccggcggcggcggaggaggaggaggacggtggAACTGGAACAGCGGCTTCGGCTCCGGATCAGAGGGCCCTGGCGACTGGGAGCCCGATGTGCCGACGCCCCGGAGGTCCGCGGCGGATGCGGCGATCGAGGTCGTCTACGAGCTGATGTGCCTGATCGCGCTCTCAAACTGCACCCAGTTCGCCGTCCGCAGGCTCGCGGGCCTCCTCTCCGCCCGAGTCGCCGCTCTGCGATTCGTCCCCACCGTCTGCTGA